One genomic region from Euleptes europaea isolate rEulEur1 chromosome 6, rEulEur1.hap1, whole genome shotgun sequence encodes:
- the TPH1 gene encoding tryptophan 5-hydroxylase 1 has product MNEDNKENKDNSSERGRAVVIFSLKNEVGGLVKALKLFQEKHVNLVHIESRKSRRRNSEFEIFVDCDSNREQLDEIFHLLKSHFSVVSMNPIDDFTVQEDDMENIPWFPKKVSDLDKCANRVLMYGSELDADHPGFKDNVYRKRRKYFADLAMNYKHGDPIPKVQFTEEEISTWGIVFRELQKLYPTHACREYLKNLPLLTKYCGYREDNIPQLEDVSCFLKERTGFTIRPVAGYLSPRDFLAGLAFRVFHCTQYVRHSSEPLYTPEPDTCHELLGHVPLLAEPSFAQFSQEIGLASLGASDEAVQKLATCYFFTVEFGLCKQEGRLRAYGAGLLSSISELKHALSGNAKVKPFDPNVTCKQECMITTFQDVYFSSESFEDAKEKMREFAKTIKRPFGVNYNPYTQSVQILKDTRSIATVVNELRHELDVVSDALNKMGKHLGI; this is encoded by the exons ATGAACGAAGACAATAAAGAGAACAAAGACAATTCGTCTGAAAGGGGCAGAGCTGTTGTCATCTTTTCCTTAAAGAATGAGGTTGGAGGACTTGTCAAAGCCCTAAAACTCTTCCAG GAGAAACATGTGAACCTGGTACACATAGAATCTCGAAAATCCCGAAGGAGAAATTCTGAGTTTGAAATCTTTGTGGACTGTGACAGTAACAGGGAACAGCTGGATGAGATTTTCCATCTGCTGAAATCCCATTTCAGTGTTGTATCCATGAACCCAATTGATGATTTCACTGTACAGGAAGATG ACATGGAAAATATCCCCTGGTTCCCCAAGAAGGTTTCAGATTTGGATAAATGTGCAAACCGTGTTTTGATGTATGGATCCGAACTGGACGCTGATCATCCA GGTTTCAAAGACAATGTTTATCGCAAGAGACGGAAGTATTTTGCAGACCTGGCTATGAATTATAAACA TGGGGACCCGATTCCAAAAGTTCAATTCACTGAAGAGGAGATCAGTACTTGGGGCATTGTATTCCGAGAACTCCAAAAGCTTTACCCAACCCATGCCTGCAGAGAATACCTTAAAAACCTACCCTTGCTAACCAAATACTGTGGGTACCGAGAAGATAACATACCCCAGCTGGAGGATGTATCATGTTTTCTAAAAG AACGCACTGGCTTTACCATCCGTCCTGTAGCTGGATATCTGTCACCCAGAGATTTCCTGGCAGGATTAGCATTCAGAGTATTTCATTGCACTCAGTATGTTAGGCACAGTTCGGAACCTCTTTACACACCTGAACC TGATACCTGTCATGAACTCCTGGGTCATGTCCCTCTTCTGGCTGAACCCAGCTttgcacagttctctcaggagaTTGGCTTGGCATCACTTGGAGCATCTGATGAAGCCGTTCAGAAGCTAGCAACT TGCTACTTTTTCACTGTGGAGTTTGGCTTGTGTAAACAAGAAGGCCGGCTAAGAGCTTATGGGGCGGGTTTACTCTCTTCTATCAGTGAACTAAAG CATGCACTCTCCGGAAATGCCAAAGTCAAGCCCTTTGATCCCAATGTCACCTGCAAACAAGAATGCATGATCACAACATTCCAGGATGTTTACTTTTCTTCTGAAAGCTTCGAAGATGCAAAAGAAAAGATGAG AGAGTTTGCAAAGACGATCAAGCGTCCCTTTGGAGTGAACTATAACCCATATACGCAAAGTGTGCAGATCCTGAAAGACACGAGGAGCATCGCCACTGTGGTGAATGAACTGCGGCATGAATTGGACGTTGTCAGTGATGCCCTCAACAAGATGGGCAAGCACCTGGGAATCTAA